The following are encoded together in the Lactuca sativa cultivar Salinas chromosome 1, Lsat_Salinas_v11, whole genome shotgun sequence genome:
- the LOC111895076 gene encoding glucan endo-1,3-beta-D-glucosidase has protein sequence MATITPPLFLTLLFFFIFSGSIILEPANGQAPTQQTWCVAKPSASDVELYNNMYYACSFVNCDVIHPQGACYEPQVLINQASVVMNSYYQKQGRNYWNCDFNKSALITIVDPSYGNCKFDSQ, from the exons ATGGCAACCATAACTCCTCCGCTCTTCCTTacccttctcttcttcttcatcttctcag GTAGCATAATATTGGAACCCGCAAATGGACAAGCACCTACACAG CAAACTTGGTGTGTGGCAAAGCCTTCGGCTTCTGATGTAGAACTTTATAATAACATGTATTACGCTTGCAGTTTTGTGAACTGCGATGTGATACATCCACAAGGTGCttgttatgaacctcaagttctCATCAACCAAGCTTCGGTTGTCATGAACTCGTACTACCAAAAACAAGGAAGAAACTACTGGAATTGCGACTTCAACAAATCTGCTCTCATTACCATTGTCGACCCAA GCTATGGGAATTGCAAGTTTGACTCGCAGTAG